Proteins co-encoded in one Gleimia hominis genomic window:
- a CDS encoding mechanosensitive ion channel family protein: protein MGWQTLGLKLQNNMLTLGSSALQPAADNPDDAVETAVNVLQIAAGVAVGAGISLLVGIVIWWVLKISTRRITNFQLLMRRAKIPYFILFILAGGWQGLDYISGVLDPDKTQNWIPPITHVLFIATIVAAGWMLFSAAFTIQDIAKRGQKTDHPNRLTTQAQMFRRILQALVVAVTAISVILTFPQARVAMGSLLASAGVVSLVAGIAAQDSLSNTFAGLQLTLTDALRVGDVLVVDDVFCTVEEMTLTYVVLKVWDDRRVIVPSTRFTKNSFENWTRLHTKVLGTVLFHFDWTLPLARFRAEARRLMNQSDLWDGRTTSIQVTDTTAEYVEVRLVVSAADSGDLWDLRCYMREHLLEWVVENAPYALPRNRWQQEKLVEQNRDRSEEEVARLAQELANIENPGDEQQTPPKSYQDARVKASKRRAGKVRRRRLRGRSVKRVPTHGEETTQVLSLKDLKNVVKMTEPNSKEFPVKTKPQNVNGSRSNTGPAIQPNGNGRTANDEADTAEVELSSDRMFSGNPAAEERSQAFSGPGKQVQREREQALTGEQEAVNAETKNSAHDAASNTSTNAASAKVPAEDASTKDSTDAAYAKVPADETAIDGQASAGER, encoded by the coding sequence ATGGGATGGCAAACGCTTGGACTCAAGCTTCAAAACAACATGCTCACACTAGGTAGCAGCGCTTTACAACCAGCTGCTGATAACCCCGATGACGCCGTAGAAACCGCGGTGAACGTCCTGCAGATCGCCGCTGGCGTGGCGGTTGGTGCGGGAATCTCACTACTGGTCGGCATCGTTATCTGGTGGGTGCTGAAAATCAGTACGCGCCGCATCACTAACTTCCAACTATTGATGCGCCGGGCCAAAATCCCCTACTTCATCCTGTTCATCCTGGCTGGTGGCTGGCAGGGGCTGGATTACATCAGCGGTGTCCTCGACCCCGATAAGACGCAGAACTGGATTCCCCCAATCACCCACGTGCTGTTCATCGCCACGATCGTGGCTGCAGGGTGGATGCTGTTCAGCGCCGCATTCACCATCCAAGACATTGCGAAACGGGGGCAGAAAACGGACCACCCGAACCGGTTGACGACGCAAGCGCAGATGTTCCGCCGAATCCTGCAGGCCCTGGTGGTGGCAGTTACCGCCATTTCGGTTATTCTCACGTTCCCGCAAGCACGGGTCGCCATGGGATCCCTACTTGCATCCGCCGGCGTGGTTTCGCTGGTAGCTGGTATTGCCGCGCAAGATTCTTTGTCGAACACGTTCGCGGGCCTACAGTTAACCCTCACGGACGCGTTGCGGGTTGGGGACGTGCTGGTGGTTGATGACGTTTTTTGCACTGTTGAGGAAATGACCCTCACGTACGTTGTACTAAAGGTGTGGGACGACCGGCGGGTAATTGTGCCCTCCACCCGGTTCACCAAAAACAGTTTTGAAAACTGGACGCGGCTACACACCAAAGTGTTGGGCACCGTGTTGTTCCACTTCGATTGGACACTTCCGCTGGCGCGTTTCCGCGCGGAAGCGCGGCGCCTCATGAACCAATCTGACCTGTGGGATGGGCGCACCACATCGATACAAGTTACGGACACAACCGCAGAATACGTGGAGGTCCGCCTGGTGGTTTCCGCAGCGGACTCCGGGGACCTGTGGGATTTACGGTGCTACATGCGTGAGCACCTGTTGGAATGGGTGGTTGAGAACGCGCCCTACGCACTACCACGCAACCGGTGGCAGCAAGAGAAACTGGTGGAGCAAAACCGGGACCGTTCTGAAGAAGAGGTGGCGCGGCTCGCGCAGGAACTAGCGAATATTGAAAACCCGGGGGACGAACAGCAGACCCCACCGAAGTCTTACCAGGACGCACGGGTCAAGGCCTCTAAACGCAGGGCCGGGAAGGTACGTAGGCGCCGGCTGCGGGGCCGGTCCGTGAAACGCGTGCCCACCCACGGAGAGGAAACCACGCAGGTGCTGAGTTTGAAGGACCTCAAGAACGTGGTGAAAATGACGGAGCCGAACAGTAAAGAATTTCCAGTGAAAACCAAACCACAAAATGTGAATGGTAGTCGCAGCAATACCGGCCCTGCGATCCAGCCCAACGGCAACGGTCGCACTGCGAATGATGAGGCGGATACGGCAGAGGTAGAGTTGTCGAGTGACCGCATGTTCTCGGGCAATCCGGCGGCTGAGGAGCGCTCGCAGGCGTTCAGTGGTCCGGGTAAACAGGTGCAGCGGGAGCGGGAGCAGGCTCTCACGGGCGAGCAAGAGGCCGTTAACGCGGAAACCAAGAACTCTGCACACGACGCGGCTTCCAACACTTCCACAAACGCCGCGTCTGCCAAGGTTCCTGCGGAAGACGCAAGCACCAAGGATTCCACAGATGCCGCGTATGCCAAGGTTCCTGCTGATGAAACGGCAATTGACGGGCAGGCATCTGCGGGTGAACGCTAA
- the msrB gene encoding peptide-methionine (R)-S-oxide reductase MsrB — MSDELKVDPAAAAYTDAQWRQKLTPMEYHVLREAGTERPGTGALLNENRAGTYFCRACGQKLFRSDAKFDSACGWPSFFEAEDGAVEYLHDDSHGMDRTEVRCANCGSHLGHIFDDAPQTPTGQRYCMNSVCLQFQAQ; from the coding sequence ATGAGTGATGAACTGAAAGTAGATCCGGCAGCGGCTGCGTACACGGATGCGCAGTGGCGGCAGAAGTTGACGCCGATGGAGTACCACGTGCTGCGGGAGGCCGGTACGGAACGCCCCGGCACGGGCGCGCTTTTGAACGAGAACCGGGCGGGCACGTATTTTTGTCGGGCGTGTGGGCAGAAACTGTTCCGTTCAGACGCGAAGTTTGATTCCGCGTGCGGGTGGCCTTCATTTTTTGAGGCCGAGGATGGCGCGGTGGAATACCTGCACGACGATTCGCACGGCATGGATCGCACGGAGGTGCGGTGCGCTAACTGCGGGTCGCACTTGGGCCACATTTTTGATGACGCCCCCCAAACTCCAACGGGGCAACGGTACTGCATGAACTCCGTTTGCTTGCAGTTCCAAGCGCAGTAA
- a CDS encoding endonuclease/exonuclease/phosphatase family protein: MRIVTWNIQHGRANFTAFEGSFTAFEGSGALAPEGPASGEQTPARSRGEKRAEVPQQKGNEGRVDAHVLAESVRQLARLQPDAIAFQEVDRFQPRSNWLNTPEVIARALPGYWFHYAPMFIGFAGGPRIAPPQVPVGSQRAFAKESCVTRRICAHNWPAYGLMLALREPPVAWKVARLGRAPLQRIPQQTGWWAKTLGWRPLPGQNRSLLCAVQADGTVFATTHLEVHAPTARAQLRRSLELLQPLGSPVVLCGDFNLGAQAVQAQLPADSEVISARTYPVDAPTQSLDQVVIMPAPKGGTEYLTPPTERLTHPHANSVLLPVSDHRALYVETTK; encoded by the coding sequence ATGCGCATAGTTACGTGGAATATTCAGCATGGGCGCGCGAACTTCACTGCGTTTGAGGGAAGTTTTACTGCGTTTGAGGGAAGTGGCGCACTCGCCCCGGAAGGCCCCGCTTCGGGCGAGCAAACGCCAGCCCGAAGCCGCGGTGAGAAACGGGCCGAAGTGCCACAGCAGAAGGGCAACGAGGGCCGGGTTGACGCGCACGTGTTAGCCGAAAGCGTGCGGCAGTTGGCGCGCCTGCAGCCAGACGCGATCGCGTTCCAAGAAGTAGACCGGTTTCAACCACGTTCCAACTGGTTGAACACTCCCGAGGTGATTGCCCGCGCGCTCCCCGGCTACTGGTTCCACTACGCCCCCATGTTCATCGGGTTCGCGGGTGGGCCCCGCATCGCACCCCCGCAAGTTCCAGTAGGTTCGCAGCGTGCCTTTGCTAAAGAGTCTTGTGTCACGCGCCGGATATGTGCCCACAATTGGCCTGCATACGGCCTCATGCTGGCACTACGTGAACCACCTGTGGCATGGAAGGTGGCGCGGTTGGGGCGAGCACCTCTGCAGCGAATACCGCAACAGACCGGCTGGTGGGCAAAAACCCTGGGGTGGCGGCCACTGCCGGGGCAAAACCGGAGTCTGCTGTGCGCGGTGCAGGCCGACGGCACAGTTTTCGCCACCACCCACTTAGAAGTACACGCCCCCACAGCCCGCGCGCAGCTGCGCCGGAGCCTGGAGCTTCTGCAGCCACTGGGTAGCCCCGTGGTACTGTGCGGAGATTTCAACTTGGGAGCCCAGGCGGTGCAGGCGCAACTACCGGCCGACAGCGAAGTTATCAGCGCCCGCACCTACCCTGTGGACGCACCCACGCAGTCGTTAGATCAAGTAGTAATCATGCCCGCACCCAAAGGTGGAACGGAGTATTTGACACCCCCAACGGAGCGTTTGACACACCCACACGCCAACAGCGTATTGTTGCCTGTGTCCGACCACAGGGCATTGTATGTAGAGACCACCAAATAG
- a CDS encoding EamA family transporter, producing MKSRIQLTANTAPLLLIGSGLTQYVGAALAIVLFTQVTPAAVAWWRVAVAATVFILWRRPWRMRLSRVDWGRSALFGVVMTLMNVLFYEAISRIALGVAVSLEFLGPVAVAVMGSKHWTSRVAAVAALAGVVSISGFGVNVQDPKTALGIVFALGAGACWAGYIVLGQRIASQRSGIDSLAIGTLAGAIVFLPFCLTQIPKVVASPVLIGAVLGVGLLSTVVPYSLEALAMSKVHASVFALLTALLPATSLLVGAVALQQFPAWPSVIGLVLISLAVAVASRDTTQGAQNAREVIENAEGISD from the coding sequence ATGAAATCGAGAATCCAGTTAACAGCAAATACCGCTCCCCTCCTTTTGATAGGTTCAGGTCTCACTCAATATGTGGGCGCTGCGCTCGCGATCGTTTTATTCACTCAGGTGACGCCCGCTGCGGTGGCGTGGTGGCGGGTTGCGGTTGCCGCCACTGTTTTCATTCTTTGGCGCAGGCCCTGGCGGATGCGGCTTTCCCGGGTTGATTGGGGTCGTTCCGCTTTGTTTGGCGTGGTGATGACGCTCATGAACGTCCTGTTTTACGAAGCGATTTCCCGCATCGCACTGGGCGTTGCAGTGTCGTTGGAGTTCCTCGGTCCTGTTGCCGTTGCGGTTATGGGGTCGAAGCATTGGACTTCACGGGTCGCAGCTGTTGCAGCGTTGGCTGGGGTGGTGTCTATTTCTGGGTTCGGCGTGAACGTTCAAGATCCGAAAACTGCCCTCGGGATCGTATTCGCGTTGGGCGCTGGGGCCTGCTGGGCCGGTTACATCGTGTTGGGGCAGCGGATTGCTTCGCAGCGTTCCGGGATTGATTCCTTGGCAATAGGCACGTTGGCGGGCGCGATCGTGTTCTTACCGTTTTGCCTGACGCAGATTCCGAAAGTAGTGGCGTCCCCCGTTTTGATTGGCGCGGTTTTAGGGGTGGGCTTGCTGTCCACTGTGGTGCCTTATTCGCTTGAGGCACTAGCCATGTCTAAAGTTCACGCGTCCGTGTTCGCACTGCTCACAGCTTTGCTGCCCGCCACGAGTCTGCTGGTGGGGGCGGTGGCTTTGCAGCAGTTCCCAGCGTGGCCTTCGGTGATTGGCCTGGTTCTGATTTCACTGGCGGTAGCGGTTGCGTCGCGCGACACCACGCAGGGGGCGCAGAATGCGCGCGAAGTAATTGAGAATGCGGAAGGAATATCGGATTAG
- a CDS encoding GlsB/YeaQ/YmgE family stress response membrane protein, protein MGYSLIGYIVAGAIIGALARLFMKGKQPLGIVWTIILGAVGAFLGGWITGLFMNNNSGFIAWVVAIIVSIGLISAYLGITNKNAGQ, encoded by the coding sequence ATGGGATACTCACTGATCGGATACATTGTTGCCGGTGCTATTATCGGTGCTCTTGCCCGCCTGTTCATGAAGGGTAAGCAGCCTTTGGGGATCGTTTGGACGATCATCCTCGGCGCTGTGGGCGCGTTCCTGGGTGGCTGGATCACCGGTTTGTTCATGAATAACAACAGTGGTTTCATCGCCTGGGTGGTGGCCATCATCGTTTCTATCGGTTTGATCTCCGCCTACTTGGGGATCACAAACAAGAACGCTGGACAGTAG
- a CDS encoding ABC transporter ATP-binding protein, with product MEPVSTPEDAIVTARGLTKIYGKGDAAVQALHDVDVQIGRGQFTAIMGPSGSGKSTLMHCLAGLDSINEGHLELDGTTVSKMSQRKLTKLRRDKIGFIFQTFNLIPTLNAKENILLPAKIAKQKVDPKRFNQVVDAVGLRERLTHRPAELSGGQQQRVACARALVSEPAVIFADEPTGNLDSNASAQVLRFLRSAVDEFGQTVVMVTHEPDAAAWADRILFLVDGQVVAQLTKPNRDRVLEALRELGSDDEPEPTANSTAAQPPASAAAKTNAAATTGAGAPDTTGAHSPAASNTDLPPTSSAGAPPTSNTDAPPTTGTGRRTSSQPTPHARNTLVDAQLPGETLDQTLRRLAPAGELEPEAARVVDAAQEILANLPGSVVPEEEDPVTGSIPVVPRNGKSLNEPQENPVSDTGETKETHSAATEETNAASTEETHAADTEETQS from the coding sequence TTGGAACCAGTATCGACGCCAGAAGACGCGATTGTGACCGCTCGCGGCCTCACAAAAATTTATGGTAAAGGCGACGCCGCAGTACAGGCGTTGCACGATGTTGACGTGCAGATCGGACGCGGGCAATTCACCGCGATCATGGGACCATCGGGCTCTGGTAAATCCACTTTGATGCACTGCCTGGCAGGTTTAGATTCCATTAATGAGGGTCATTTGGAGCTCGATGGCACTACCGTGTCGAAAATGTCGCAGCGTAAACTCACGAAGCTGCGGCGCGACAAAATCGGGTTTATCTTCCAAACTTTCAACCTGATCCCCACGTTGAATGCGAAAGAAAACATTCTTCTGCCCGCCAAGATCGCGAAGCAAAAAGTTGATCCGAAGCGGTTCAACCAGGTGGTGGACGCAGTTGGGTTACGTGAACGTTTAACCCACCGGCCCGCAGAGCTTTCGGGTGGGCAGCAGCAGCGGGTGGCTTGTGCCCGCGCGCTGGTGAGTGAACCAGCTGTTATTTTTGCCGACGAACCTACGGGAAACCTAGATTCGAACGCGTCCGCGCAAGTACTGCGTTTTCTACGCAGCGCAGTTGACGAGTTCGGGCAGACCGTGGTGATGGTGACCCATGAGCCCGATGCAGCTGCTTGGGCCGATCGGATCCTATTCCTAGTTGATGGGCAGGTGGTCGCCCAGTTGACAAAGCCGAACCGCGACCGCGTGTTGGAGGCACTGCGTGAACTCGGTTCCGACGACGAGCCCGAACCGACGGCAAATTCCACTGCAGCTCAGCCCCCGGCCTCGGCGGCCGCCAAAACAAACGCAGCGGCCACCACTGGAGCAGGAGCGCCAGATACCACTGGTGCGCACTCCCCCGCTGCTTCCAATACAGACCTTCCGCCTACCTCTAGCGCAGGGGCTCCGCCAACCTCCAATACGGATGCTCCGCCCACCACTGGCACGGGTAGGCGAACAAGCAGTCAGCCAACGCCTCATGCACGAAATACGCTGGTGGACGCGCAGTTACCGGGCGAAACCCTAGACCAGACGCTGCGCAGACTAGCGCCCGCAGGCGAGTTGGAGCCGGAAGCTGCCCGCGTGGTGGATGCGGCGCAAGAAATCCTGGCGAACCTACCTGGTTCTGTTGTTCCGGAGGAGGAAGATCCGGTGACCGGCTCGATTCCGGTTGTGCCCCGCAATGGCAAGAGTCTGAACGAACCTCAAGAAAACCCGGTGAGCGATACGGGGGAAACTAAGGAAACACACTCGGCGGCCACTGAAGAAACGAATGCCGCAAGCACTGAGGAGACACACGCCGCAGACACCGAGGAGACACAATCGTGA
- a CDS encoding ABC transporter permease — translation MIKLALRDVTGNFTRFIVTILSVVLGVAFLSGTLALRANLSDTLSQALSQTVSGTLHVEGKKLGKQESPRAKVPANLVDQIKEVEGVQTVRAQYMVPVTVLGKDDVPQSNGGGFITALLSAPTGFQPWTFDGPEPTEENDVTLEASYAKRLGKHTGDTLTFVIQGKKHEAHIVSTATTGKPITLMNAIMMPQEHLKAYVSDPSMVQSISIQTKSGANVQQVKKAVVDKVGSNLDVRTTAQVVDARNQTMDTALAFATTLLLVFIVIALGVSTFIIANTFTMAVKARQKQYAYLRAAGASPGQIFATVALQALFIGVIGSAIGLLAGNGLLWAAQAGLEYVGLEADSSPFLSTRIIVISMIVGTLVTVVGAIIPAREAANTPPVEAMREVSGVREPSLVLRSTLGFIGIAAGVVCLWMGAKQISSHPGTLLGVGSGALLLGVLAASPLLVKVIIGALGAPLRVTGPLTARLAVGNTIRNPRRTAATAGALFVGMALVAAGMVIVDSVRTSTEDAVRSEVKADLVISSQTGMERISDEQVDKISSAAGVGQVSADYQASLTPIITNESPEEPTPTVFLAANPDQLKADYNMKFTEGGLNALSEGKIAAPKTFATTQKLKLGDELTLLTDKGPQKVTLGAITDSTSGGQSLLIDSKKAKDLGMTMMGRTTVLVRVTNGAKVADVKSTLQHDLKDAYTLTVSDKADMVGQIGTYLNMVLGVLYALVGLSIVIAVLGILNTLGLSVSERAPEIALLKAIGYSRVANGAMITVEAVLTALYGTILGIAAGVACGSALVVYLKDSGISTLSIPWPTVGWVLLAAVGVGLVAAVLPAIRAANQPMLATIAAE, via the coding sequence GTGATTAAACTCGCGCTGCGAGACGTGACGGGGAACTTCACCCGTTTTATCGTCACCATTTTGTCCGTTGTGCTCGGTGTCGCGTTCTTATCCGGCACGCTCGCGCTGCGCGCGAACCTGTCCGACACCCTGTCGCAAGCCCTGTCGCAAACCGTTTCCGGCACGCTCCACGTTGAAGGCAAGAAACTCGGGAAACAAGAAAGCCCGCGCGCCAAAGTGCCTGCGAACCTCGTGGATCAGATCAAAGAGGTAGAGGGCGTTCAAACTGTGCGGGCGCAGTACATGGTGCCCGTAACCGTGCTGGGCAAAGACGACGTCCCCCAGTCGAACGGTGGCGGATTCATCACCGCTTTACTGTCTGCACCAACTGGCTTCCAACCCTGGACGTTCGACGGCCCCGAACCAACCGAAGAAAACGACGTCACCCTAGAAGCCTCGTACGCAAAACGCCTTGGCAAACACACCGGAGACACTCTCACGTTCGTGATACAGGGCAAAAAGCATGAGGCACACATAGTTTCCACCGCCACCACGGGTAAACCAATTACCCTCATGAACGCGATAATGATGCCGCAAGAACATCTGAAAGCGTACGTGTCGGACCCGAGTATGGTGCAAAGCATTTCGATCCAAACTAAGTCGGGTGCAAACGTGCAGCAGGTGAAGAAGGCGGTTGTCGACAAGGTGGGCAGCAACCTGGATGTACGCACAACCGCGCAGGTGGTGGACGCGCGGAACCAGACGATGGATACGGCCCTCGCGTTCGCGACCACGCTGCTGCTCGTGTTTATTGTGATCGCGCTGGGCGTATCCACCTTTATTATTGCCAACACGTTCACGATGGCGGTGAAGGCCCGGCAGAAACAGTACGCGTACCTGCGGGCAGCTGGGGCGTCGCCGGGGCAGATTTTTGCGACCGTTGCGCTGCAGGCACTGTTCATCGGTGTGATCGGTTCCGCGATCGGCCTGCTGGCTGGGAACGGGCTACTGTGGGCGGCGCAAGCCGGGTTGGAATATGTGGGGCTTGAGGCCGATTCCTCCCCGTTCCTGTCCACCCGCATCATTGTGATCTCTATGATCGTGGGCACGCTCGTGACCGTGGTGGGCGCCATCATTCCTGCGCGCGAGGCCGCGAACACCCCACCTGTGGAAGCGATGCGCGAAGTTTCGGGTGTGCGCGAACCATCCTTAGTGCTGCGCTCGACCCTGGGGTTCATAGGGATCGCCGCAGGGGTCGTGTGCCTGTGGATGGGAGCGAAGCAAATCAGTTCTCACCCCGGTACCCTGCTTGGAGTTGGCTCTGGCGCACTGCTGCTTGGCGTGCTGGCGGCTTCCCCGCTGCTAGTTAAGGTCATCATTGGCGCGTTGGGTGCCCCCCTGCGGGTAACGGGCCCACTCACCGCGCGGTTAGCGGTGGGCAACACGATCCGAAACCCGCGTCGAACCGCCGCGACCGCGGGCGCTCTGTTCGTTGGTATGGCCCTGGTTGCAGCCGGGATGGTGATTGTTGACTCGGTGCGTACTTCCACGGAAGACGCGGTACGCAGCGAAGTTAAGGCCGACCTTGTGATCAGTTCGCAAACCGGGATGGAACGCATTAGTGACGAACAGGTGGACAAAATCAGTTCAGCTGCTGGCGTTGGGCAGGTTAGCGCTGATTACCAGGCTTCCCTCACGCCAATAATTACGAATGAATCGCCTGAGGAACCGACCCCCACAGTGTTTTTAGCGGCCAACCCCGATCAGTTGAAAGCCGACTACAACATGAAGTTCACTGAAGGTGGTTTGAACGCGCTTTCTGAGGGCAAGATTGCGGCTCCGAAAACGTTCGCTACCACCCAGAAGTTGAAGCTGGGCGACGAACTGACACTGCTGACGGATAAGGGTCCGCAAAAAGTGACGCTTGGGGCAATCACGGACTCCACGTCGGGCGGACAATCGCTACTTATTGACAGTAAGAAAGCGAAAGACCTGGGGATGACGATGATGGGGCGCACCACCGTGCTGGTGCGGGTCACAAACGGGGCGAAGGTTGCGGACGTGAAATCCACCCTGCAGCACGACCTGAAGGATGCGTACACGCTAACGGTATCGGATAAGGCGGATATGGTTGGCCAGATCGGCACGTATTTGAATATGGTGCTGGGCGTACTATACGCGCTGGTGGGCCTGTCGATTGTGATTGCGGTGCTGGGGATTTTGAACACTCTTGGGCTGTCTGTTTCGGAACGTGCCCCAGAGATCGCGTTGCTGAAAGCGATTGGGTATTCGCGTGTAGCGAACGGGGCGATGATAACCGTTGAAGCGGTTCTGACGGCCCTGTATGGCACGATCCTGGGGATTGCTGCGGGCGTGGCGTGTGGCAGTGCTCTGGTGGTGTACTTGAAGGATTCTGGGATCTCTACCCTGTCGATCCCCTGGCCGACCGTTGGTTGGGTGCTGCTCGCCGCGGTTGGGGTGGGGCTGGTTGCCGCTGTTCTACCGGCTATCCGCGCCGCAAACCAACCGATGCTTGCTACTATCGCCGCGGAATAA
- a CDS encoding phage holin family protein: MAEDTRPTPPVAVVNTTQSRPNTSIGELFGELSNQITSLIRGEIELTKLKATSTVKKAGLGAGLLAGGAVFGLFMLGWIFRTIEKAIALALPEWAAALIVVGILLVITLILVLVGIQALKKGMAEKPDPSTNLKLDVAAAKMGLDNK, translated from the coding sequence ATGGCTGAAGATACGCGACCAACACCGCCCGTGGCGGTCGTGAACACCACGCAGTCCAGACCGAACACTAGTATCGGTGAGCTGTTTGGCGAACTTTCAAACCAAATTACATCACTGATCCGCGGTGAGATTGAGCTGACGAAGCTGAAAGCCACCAGCACGGTGAAGAAGGCGGGGCTGGGCGCTGGCCTACTTGCCGGCGGCGCCGTGTTCGGCTTGTTCATGCTCGGGTGGATTTTCAGGACCATTGAGAAAGCTATTGCGTTGGCGCTGCCGGAGTGGGCAGCGGCCCTCATCGTGGTAGGGATCTTACTGGTGATTACCCTGATCCTCGTGCTGGTAGGGATCCAGGCGTTGAAGAAGGGGATGGCGGAAAAGCCGGACCCGTCCACGAACCTCAAGTTGGATGTCGCTGCGGCGAAGATGGGATTGGACAACAAGTGA
- a CDS encoding DUF3618 domain-containing protein, whose product MSEEKPRTVEDIESELQRTRLAIQSTVDELTSRLDPRAQMDQAKQKARVKADEWKSFATKTVEDAKEGDKTAITRLASVAAGVAAIVGIALLRKK is encoded by the coding sequence GTGAGCGAAGAGAAACCACGGACTGTGGAAGATATTGAGTCGGAACTGCAGCGGACGCGGCTTGCCATACAATCCACGGTGGATGAGTTGACTAGCCGGTTGGATCCGCGGGCGCAGATGGATCAGGCGAAGCAGAAGGCCCGTGTGAAAGCGGACGAGTGGAAGAGCTTTGCCACCAAGACGGTTGAGGATGCGAAAGAGGGCGACAAAACAGCTATCACTCGCTTAGCGTCCGTGGCGGCCGGTGTGGCTGCGATCGTTGGTATCGCCCTGCTGCGTAAGAAATAG
- a CDS encoding DUF3073 domain-containing protein has translation MGRGRQKAKQTKVARKLKYYSPETDYAALERELAAQRGEIKKSKYGEIPPATDEDWDDYRR, from the coding sequence ATGGGGCGCGGCCGTCAGAAGGCCAAGCAGACGAAAGTCGCTCGCAAGCTGAAGTACTACAGCCCAGAGACCGACTATGCAGCTCTGGAGCGGGAACTAGCAGCACAGCGAGGCGAGATAAAGAAAAGTAAGTACGGGGAAATCCCCCCGGCTACCGACGAGGATTGGGACGACTACCGAAGGTAG
- a CDS encoding LacI family DNA-binding transcriptional regulator yields MGEKNGSVTLEDVAAAAGVSRATASRVVRGDVKVSKVKLKAVQRVVAELGYVPNGAARTIATRRTDTVAVIVPEPNKRIFSDPFFYRTLGALSFAFEAGNTQLVMVFADRTGRDRKIQKFLNGGNIDGAIVVSHHQVRGQIETFLEAPIPVVFIGRPISKDRVLSWVDVDNRDGGRLAARRLVKNDGRKHLAIITGAMDMVSAQDRLAGFMEEAKSFGVNPLQVAGEYTLESGRKAAHRLTPMIREGIVDGVFCSSDLMSRGLLSLWGEEGVRVPQDVALVSFDNIESDLTSPPLTTIENPIERMSEAAVVMLESLIAGEETRQPVLVPAHLIERVSG; encoded by the coding sequence GTGGGCGAAAAAAACGGATCCGTTACTCTGGAAGACGTGGCTGCAGCTGCTGGAGTCTCGCGAGCTACTGCGTCAAGAGTTGTACGTGGTGATGTGAAGGTTAGCAAGGTTAAACTGAAGGCTGTACAGCGCGTTGTTGCGGAACTAGGCTATGTGCCGAACGGTGCTGCTAGAACCATTGCCACACGGAGAACCGATACCGTCGCAGTTATAGTTCCCGAGCCCAATAAACGAATATTCTCCGATCCGTTCTTTTACCGCACGCTGGGTGCTCTTTCGTTTGCATTCGAAGCGGGCAATACACAGCTTGTCATGGTGTTCGCAGATAGAACTGGACGTGATAGGAAAATACAGAAGTTTCTGAATGGCGGAAATATAGATGGCGCTATTGTCGTTTCGCACCACCAGGTTCGCGGACAGATTGAGACGTTCTTGGAAGCCCCAATTCCTGTTGTTTTTATCGGACGACCTATCTCAAAAGATCGTGTTTTATCGTGGGTGGATGTGGATAATCGAGATGGGGGTAGACTCGCAGCGCGTCGCCTAGTAAAGAACGATGGTAGAAAACACTTAGCGATAATCACCGGTGCGATGGATATGGTTTCGGCGCAAGATCGACTGGCGGGGTTTATGGAGGAGGCAAAATCCTTCGGTGTTAATCCCCTGCAAGTTGCTGGTGAATACACGCTTGAGTCTGGCCGTAAGGCGGCCCACAGACTGACACCAATGATCCGAGAGGGGATTGTTGACGGCGTGTTTTGTTCTTCCGATCTTATGTCTAGAGGTCTGCTTTCGCTGTGGGGTGAAGAAGGCGTAAGAGTTCCACAAGATGTGGCATTGGTCTCGTTTGACAATATTGAGAGTGATCTTACATCTCCTCCCTTGACTACGATTGAGAATCCGATTGAGCGTATGAGTGAAGCCGCAGTCGTAATGCTGGAGAGCTTGATAGCGGGAGAAGAAACGCGACAACCTGTCCTTGTGCCTGCTCATCTAATTGAACGTGTATCAGGATAA